From Curtobacterium sp. SGAir0471, the proteins below share one genomic window:
- a CDS encoding endo-1,4-beta-xylanase produces the protein MDTQQSDSQQSDTQQSIAHRTGTTVLTVVDHHGTPLPDVGVTVEQTRHAFGFGNIGFDFVALANDEVDGDEREHLERLADLYTDVFTTATLPFYWGTFEPERGRPDTARLRRTAEWFRERGIARKGHPLVWHTVQPDWLLGLPLDEVERLQRERIRREVSDLAGLVDTWDAINEVVIMPVFDNGDNAITPLARAKGRIPTIQMAFEEARATNPHATLLLNDFDLSSAYECLIEGVLEAGVQIDAIGLQTHMHQGYWGEETMLAMVDRFARYGLPLHLTETSLVSGDLMPAHVVDLNDHRVDSWPSTPEGEARQADEVERHYRSLVGPPAVEAVTYWGITDAGAWLGAPIGLVREDGTPKPSYEAVRRLVKEEWWTGPTVLRTDERGQVRVRGFRGDYRADARGASTAFAVGRDATEHEVVAPTT, from the coding sequence ATGGACACCCAGCAGTCGGACTCTCAGCAGTCGGACACCCAGCAGTCGATCGCCCACCGCACGGGCACGACGGTCCTGACGGTCGTCGACCACCACGGCACGCCGCTGCCGGACGTCGGGGTCACGGTCGAGCAGACCCGGCACGCGTTCGGCTTCGGCAACATCGGCTTCGACTTCGTCGCGCTCGCGAACGACGAGGTCGACGGCGACGAACGGGAGCACCTCGAACGGCTCGCCGACCTGTACACCGACGTGTTCACCACCGCGACGCTCCCGTTCTACTGGGGCACCTTCGAGCCCGAGCGCGGACGACCCGACACCGCCCGGCTCCGCCGCACCGCCGAGTGGTTCCGCGAGCGGGGGATCGCGCGCAAGGGCCACCCGCTCGTCTGGCACACCGTGCAGCCGGACTGGCTGCTCGGGCTGCCCCTCGACGAGGTCGAACGGCTGCAGCGCGAGCGCATCCGCCGCGAGGTCTCCGACCTCGCCGGGCTGGTCGACACGTGGGACGCGATCAACGAGGTCGTCATCATGCCCGTGTTCGACAACGGCGACAACGCGATCACCCCGCTCGCCCGGGCGAAGGGCCGCATCCCGACGATCCAGATGGCGTTCGAGGAGGCCCGCGCCACCAACCCGCACGCGACCCTGCTGCTCAACGACTTCGACCTGTCGAGCGCGTACGAGTGCCTGATCGAGGGCGTGCTCGAGGCCGGGGTGCAGATCGACGCCATCGGGCTGCAGACCCACATGCACCAGGGCTACTGGGGCGAGGAGACGATGCTCGCGATGGTCGACCGGTTCGCTCGGTACGGCCTGCCGCTGCACCTGACCGAGACCTCGCTCGTGTCGGGCGACCTCATGCCCGCGCACGTCGTCGACCTGAACGACCACCGGGTGGACTCGTGGCCGTCGACGCCCGAGGGTGAGGCGCGGCAGGCCGACGAGGTCGAGCGGCACTACCGGAGCCTGGTCGGGCCCCCCGCGGTCGAGGCGGTGACCTACTGGGGCATCACCGACGCGGGCGCCTGGCTGGGCGCGCCGATCGGGCTGGTGCGCGAGGACGGGACGCCGAAGCCGTCCTACGAGGCGGTGCGCCGGCTCGTCAAGGAGGAGTGGTGGACCGGGCCGACCGTGCTCCGCACGGACGAGCGCGGGCAGGTGCGGGTGCGCGGGTTCCGCGGGGACTACCGGGCGGACGCGCGGGGCGCGTCGACGGCGTTCGCCGTCGGACGGGACGCCACGGAGCACGAGGTGGTCGCGCCGACGACGTGA
- a CDS encoding putative quinol monooxygenase yields MTQTVLLEVQLRDDVAQDTIESAISETLAQTATFAGNESLEVLVDDTDPLHLVVLERWTTPADHDAYVAWRATDEGAPRALAAIVAAPPVTRTFSRALDLG; encoded by the coding sequence ATGACCCAGACGGTCCTCCTCGAGGTCCAGCTGCGCGACGACGTCGCGCAGGACACCATCGAGTCCGCGATCAGCGAGACCCTCGCCCAGACGGCCACCTTCGCGGGCAACGAGTCCCTCGAGGTCCTGGTCGACGACACAGACCCGCTGCACCTCGTCGTGCTCGAGCGGTGGACGACCCCGGCCGACCACGACGCCTACGTCGCCTGGCGCGCCACCGACGAGGGCGCCCCGCGGGCCCTCGCCGCGATCGTCGCTGCTCCGCCCGTCACGCGCACGTTCAGCCGGGCGCTCGACCTCGGCTGA
- a CDS encoding GNAT family N-acetyltransferase: protein MEIRVADLDDAEAVAAFQVRAWEQTYRGLVPDAFLDAARSRDRRARWTERIRRGERRVVLVRAEDVVVGVSSTAPSAEPGLPATELCTLYLDAAVQGTGVSDQLLEAALGRAAAHLLVFSVNGRAKRFYARHGFAPQGSPQVDPGTGLDEERWVRGGSGAVRSVPA, encoded by the coding sequence ATGGAGATCCGCGTGGCCGACCTTGACGACGCCGAGGCAGTCGCGGCCTTTCAGGTCCGGGCATGGGAGCAGACGTACCGGGGGCTCGTCCCCGACGCGTTCCTCGACGCCGCAAGGTCGCGCGACCGACGTGCGCGGTGGACCGAACGGATCCGCCGCGGCGAGCGTCGCGTCGTGCTCGTGCGTGCCGAGGACGTCGTGGTCGGGGTGTCGAGCACAGCGCCGTCGGCGGAGCCCGGTCTGCCCGCGACCGAGCTCTGCACGCTCTACCTCGATGCGGCCGTGCAGGGCACCGGGGTGTCGGACCAGCTGCTCGAGGCTGCTCTCGGGCGGGCGGCTGCCCACCTGCTCGTCTTCTCGGTGAACGGACGAGCCAAGCGCTTCTACGCCCGCCACGGCTTCGCACCACAGGGTTCACCGCAGGTCGACCCCGGCACGGGACTCGACGAGGAACGCTGGGTGCGCGGCGGCAGCGGAGCGGTGCGGAGCGTTCCCGCATGA
- a CDS encoding DUF6457 domain-containing protein, whose protein sequence is MTTDDVLAAWTAELAEALGFPEDFTLDRDVVLDLARDAAHGVARPAAPLTTFLVGYAAGLRGGSSADLADAAATATRLALAHGAAADSADADGSTGPDAR, encoded by the coding sequence ATGACCACTGACGACGTCCTCGCCGCTTGGACCGCCGAGCTCGCCGAGGCGCTCGGGTTCCCCGAGGACTTCACGCTCGACCGCGACGTCGTGCTCGACCTCGCCCGCGACGCCGCCCACGGGGTGGCCCGGCCGGCCGCCCCGCTCACGACCTTCCTGGTCGGGTACGCAGCAGGGCTCCGCGGCGGGTCGAGCGCCGACCTGGCCGATGCCGCCGCGACCGCGACCCGGCTCGCGCTGGCACACGGGGCCGCAGCGGACTCCGCGGACGCTGACGGCTCCACCGGGCCCGACGCCCGGTGA
- a CDS encoding amidohydrolase family protein produces MSGDAGTDGLVTARLIGIEEHWISEPVDRALRGMTGDDRDASLVLNDHGDVRARLTDLAERRLAAMDEQGVDVQVLSLAPPGAQVPSTADAVALARDANDEVVEAIRAHPGRFRAMATLPLADPAAAAAELERAVALGLTGVMTYGRVGDVTPDDPRYDDLWAVASRLHQPVFIHPQVPPGAVRRAAYSGLGEPVDLALATFGWGWHLEAGTAALRLMASGALDRHPDLQLVLGHWGELLLFWHGRADGIARTAGLDRSVTDYLRENVWITASGMLDPALLRHALAVTSVDRLVFSTDHPFQSPTREQVDGFLAELPDDAAREAFASGNARRLFGLGDQG; encoded by the coding sequence ATGTCCGGGGACGCGGGAACGGACGGGCTGGTCACGGCGCGACTGATCGGCATCGAGGAGCACTGGATCTCGGAACCGGTCGACCGAGCGCTCCGGGGCATGACCGGTGACGACCGCGACGCCAGCCTCGTGCTCAACGACCACGGCGACGTCCGTGCACGGTTGACCGACCTGGCGGAGCGGCGGCTCGCCGCGATGGACGAGCAGGGCGTCGACGTCCAGGTGCTCTCGCTGGCCCCGCCCGGCGCACAGGTCCCGAGCACCGCCGACGCCGTGGCGCTCGCCCGCGACGCGAACGACGAGGTCGTCGAGGCGATCCGTGCGCACCCCGGTCGGTTCCGGGCCATGGCGACGCTCCCGCTCGCGGACCCGGCAGCCGCCGCGGCCGAGCTCGAGCGAGCCGTCGCGCTCGGGCTGACGGGCGTGATGACCTACGGCCGGGTCGGCGACGTGACGCCCGACGACCCGCGGTACGACGACCTGTGGGCGGTGGCGTCGCGCCTGCACCAGCCGGTCTTCATCCACCCGCAGGTGCCGCCCGGCGCCGTCCGCCGAGCCGCGTACTCGGGGCTCGGCGAACCGGTGGACCTCGCCCTCGCGACGTTCGGGTGGGGCTGGCACCTCGAGGCGGGGACGGCCGCACTCCGGCTGATGGCGAGCGGTGCCCTCGACCGGCACCCCGACCTGCAGCTCGTGCTCGGGCACTGGGGTGAACTGCTGCTCTTCTGGCACGGTCGGGCCGACGGCATTGCACGGACGGCGGGGCTCGACCGGTCGGTCACGGACTACCTGCGCGAGAACGTCTGGATCACCGCGTCGGGCATGCTCGACCCGGCGCTGCTGCGGCACGCACTCGCCGTCACGTCGGTCGACCGGCTCGTGTTCTCGACCGACCACCCGTTCCAGTCACCGACCCGCGAGCAGGTCGACGGGTTCCTGGCGGAGCTCCCCGACGACGCGGCGCGGGAGGCGTTCGCGTCGGGCAACGCGCGGCGGTTGTTCGGGCTCGGCGACCAGGGATGA
- a CDS encoding MFS transporter, which translates to MSTPTSKEEPQSGLAGTANPPVTAAAGATSADPAAASRAFSVEGLTQSVSTVRVGPKYLWALSLAQFGLFAALLTPVFVSMSIKATVLDPDSPETIVGSVLPFGALGALLANPLAGALSDRTRTRWGRRRPWMVIGVVVFVVALAWLAFAPDVLQLTIAWVLAQVAANAVLATLTASFADNVPEFQRGKASSVIALAQNIAILAGLYLAVYLVGNLPVLFIAPGILAIVVILVYAVVARDELPATTKPFSWLTLIASFWTNPIKHPDFGLAWWGRFLITFGTFMFTTYRLLYMQEQIGIKDVAEATATVAFGVLLYTVALLVSAAVSGWVSDRVRRRKVFVWGSTALTAVGLIILAHVESVGGFYFAEIVLGFAYGIYAAIDTALVVDVLPDPERPGKDLGVINIANALPQSLAPAVGLFLLGIGGGQNYTLMLWGAGVAVLLGALVILPIKKVR; encoded by the coding sequence ATGTCGACACCGACGTCGAAGGAAGAACCGCAGTCCGGTCTCGCCGGTACCGCGAACCCGCCGGTCACCGCGGCCGCCGGAGCCACGAGCGCCGACCCCGCAGCGGCATCGCGGGCGTTCTCGGTCGAGGGCCTCACGCAGAGCGTCAGCACCGTCCGGGTCGGCCCGAAGTACCTCTGGGCGCTCAGCCTCGCCCAGTTCGGCCTCTTCGCCGCACTGCTCACGCCGGTGTTCGTGAGCATGTCGATCAAGGCGACGGTGCTCGACCCGGACAGCCCCGAGACGATCGTCGGCTCGGTCCTGCCGTTCGGTGCCCTGGGCGCCCTGCTCGCCAACCCGCTGGCGGGAGCGCTCTCCGACCGCACCCGCACCCGCTGGGGTCGTCGTCGGCCGTGGATGGTCATCGGCGTCGTCGTCTTCGTCGTCGCCCTCGCCTGGCTCGCGTTCGCGCCGGACGTGCTGCAGCTCACCATCGCGTGGGTGCTCGCCCAGGTCGCCGCGAACGCCGTCCTCGCCACGCTGACCGCGAGCTTCGCCGACAACGTGCCGGAGTTCCAGCGCGGCAAGGCCTCGAGCGTCATCGCCCTCGCGCAGAACATCGCGATCCTCGCCGGCCTCTACCTCGCCGTGTACCTGGTCGGCAACCTGCCGGTGCTCTTCATCGCGCCGGGCATCCTGGCGATCGTCGTGATCCTCGTCTACGCGGTCGTCGCCCGCGACGAGCTCCCGGCCACCACCAAGCCCTTCAGCTGGCTCACGCTCATCGCGTCGTTCTGGACCAACCCGATCAAGCACCCCGACTTCGGGCTCGCCTGGTGGGGCCGGTTCCTCATCACCTTCGGCACGTTCATGTTCACGACCTACCGCCTGCTCTACATGCAGGAGCAGATCGGGATCAAGGACGTCGCCGAGGCCACCGCGACCGTCGCCTTCGGCGTGCTCCTCTACACGGTCGCCCTGCTCGTCAGCGCCGCGGTGTCCGGTTGGGTGTCGGACCGCGTCCGTCGCCGCAAGGTGTTCGTCTGGGGCTCCACGGCGCTCACCGCCGTCGGCCTCATCATCCTCGCCCACGTCGAGTCGGTCGGCGGGTTCTACTTCGCCGAGATCGTGCTCGGCTTCGCCTACGGCATCTACGCCGCGATCGACACCGCGCTCGTCGTCGACGTGCTCCCCGACCCGGAGCGCCCGGGCAAGGACCTCGGCGTGATCAACATCGCCAACGCCCTGCCGCAGTCGCTCGCCCCGGCGGTCGGCCTCTTCCTGCTCGGCATCGGCGGCGGCCAGAACTACACGCTCATGCTCTGGGGCGCCGGCGTCGCCGTGCTCCTCGGCGCGCTCGTCATCCTCCCGATCAAGAAGGTCCGGTGA
- the mobA gene encoding molybdenum cofactor guanylyltransferase translates to MTVPGVVPHDAVLLAGGRASRMGGIDKTALIADGLALSDHAVAAAARARIVVLVGLRDGRTAPDGVVVTREDPPFGGPVAGIAAGLAAVAAPAPWTLVLACDLVRPERAVDALLGAADDEADVDGFIAVDEDGRRQPLLALYRSDALRAAVRELGDPTGAAVRRLTAGLRLVEVPLPADLCADVDEPADATRATATARLLD, encoded by the coding sequence ATGACCGTCCCGGGAGTCGTGCCGCACGACGCCGTGCTGCTCGCCGGGGGCCGAGCGTCACGGATGGGTGGGATCGACAAGACGGCCCTCATCGCCGACGGCCTGGCGCTGTCGGACCACGCCGTCGCCGCGGCGGCCCGCGCCCGCATCGTCGTGCTCGTCGGGCTCCGGGACGGCCGGACCGCACCGGACGGGGTCGTCGTCACACGTGAGGACCCGCCGTTCGGCGGACCGGTGGCCGGCATCGCCGCAGGGCTCGCGGCGGTCGCCGCGCCAGCGCCGTGGACGCTCGTGCTCGCGTGCGACCTCGTGCGCCCCGAGCGGGCGGTCGACGCGCTGCTCGGGGCGGCGGACGACGAGGCCGACGTCGACGGCTTCATCGCCGTCGACGAGGACGGACGTCGTCAACCCCTGCTCGCGCTCTACCGCTCGGACGCCCTGCGTGCCGCGGTCCGGGAGCTCGGTGACCCCACCGGCGCAGCGGTCCGACGGCTCACGGCCGGCCTGCGGCTCGTCGAGGTCCCACTGCCCGCCGATCTCTGTGCGGACGTGGACGAACCGGCGGACGCCACGCGGGCCACGGCGACCGCCCGACTGCTTGACTGA
- a CDS encoding Gfo/Idh/MocA family protein: MTRTGRVGVGFIGAGMISEQYLTNLTTFPDVEVVRIGDIDTERAAATAAKWGIPASGTGDEVLTDPDVEIVVNLTLPATHVEVSTAALRAGKHVWSEKPIGVDRASAAGLVALADELGLRLGIAPDTVLGAGWQTAKRAIEAGAIGTPLTAVTSFQWQGPDVFHPNASFLYAKGAGPLFDMGPYYFTALVHLLGPVASVVATGTRSRDTRQLVVGPNAGQEFPVEVPTHLSVLTSFEQGGNAQSLLSFDTPLFRHGVFEVNGTEGTIVLPDPNTFGGGHPIRIARPLGADVSFPIEQEWETLSDEEPTVGRGLGVLDMARAIRGGGAHIATGEVGYHVLDTMVAVEESVARRAFVEVASTVAPIASLPEDFDPLAATLQAASATV; encoded by the coding sequence ATGACCCGCACGGGACGCGTCGGCGTCGGCTTCATCGGCGCCGGGATGATCAGCGAGCAGTACCTCACGAACCTCACGACCTTCCCGGACGTCGAGGTGGTCCGCATCGGTGACATCGACACCGAGCGCGCCGCGGCGACGGCGGCGAAGTGGGGGATCCCCGCGTCCGGCACGGGCGACGAGGTGCTCACCGACCCCGACGTCGAGATCGTCGTCAACCTGACCCTGCCCGCCACGCACGTCGAGGTCTCCACGGCGGCACTCCGCGCCGGCAAGCACGTCTGGAGCGAGAAGCCGATCGGCGTCGACCGCGCGAGCGCCGCCGGGCTCGTGGCGCTCGCCGACGAGCTCGGCCTGCGCCTCGGCATCGCGCCCGACACCGTCCTCGGCGCCGGGTGGCAGACCGCCAAGCGCGCGATCGAGGCCGGCGCGATCGGCACGCCGCTCACCGCCGTCACGAGCTTCCAGTGGCAGGGACCGGACGTGTTCCACCCCAACGCGTCCTTCCTCTACGCGAAGGGCGCCGGCCCGCTGTTCGACATGGGGCCGTACTACTTCACGGCGCTCGTGCACCTGCTCGGCCCGGTCGCGTCGGTCGTGGCGACGGGGACCCGGTCGCGCGACACCCGACAGCTGGTGGTCGGACCGAACGCGGGGCAGGAGTTCCCGGTCGAGGTCCCGACGCACCTCTCGGTGCTCACGTCGTTCGAGCAGGGCGGGAACGCGCAGTCGCTGCTGTCGTTCGACACCCCGCTCTTCCGGCACGGCGTCTTCGAGGTGAACGGCACCGAGGGCACGATCGTGCTCCCTGACCCGAACACCTTCGGCGGAGGCCACCCGATCCGCATCGCCCGACCGCTCGGCGCGGACGTGTCGTTCCCGATCGAGCAGGAGTGGGAGACCCTGTCCGACGAGGAACCGACGGTCGGCCGCGGTCTCGGCGTGCTCGACATGGCACGGGCGATCCGCGGGGGCGGTGCGCACATCGCGACCGGCGAGGTCGGCTACCACGTGCTCGACACCATGGTGGCCGTCGAGGAGTCGGTCGCGCGCCGCGCGTTCGTCGAGGTCGCGTCGACGGTCGCGCCGATCGCGTCGCTGCCCGAGGACTTCGACCCGCTCGCCGCGACCCTGCAGGCTGCGTCCGCCACGGTCTGA
- a CDS encoding sugar phosphate isomerase/epimerase family protein, giving the protein MTTVAPRISLQLYTVDKALAPDLDGGVARLAAIGFDTVEAFAFVGRAAELRTAFDAHGISARTGHAFLVEETIPLPDGTVMTAPSHAETFAEASALGLEIVIDPFVGPDHWTTREGVERVAARLNAAAEEAAAHGLRVGYHNHDHELRPRIDGKPALRVLADLLDPRVVLELDLYWASAAGIDLVPFVEELGDRIVAVHVKDGPMREGISTAQVPTDQTPAGQGDVRLAEALAAATALEYAVIEFDGFDGEIFDGVEQSYRWLHATLAGSDATATTGVSA; this is encoded by the coding sequence GTGACCACCGTGGCACCCCGCATCTCGCTCCAGCTCTACACGGTCGACAAGGCCCTCGCGCCCGACCTCGACGGAGGCGTCGCACGCCTCGCCGCCATCGGGTTCGACACCGTCGAGGCGTTCGCCTTCGTCGGTCGCGCCGCCGAGCTCCGGACGGCCTTCGACGCGCACGGCATCAGCGCCCGCACCGGTCACGCCTTCCTGGTCGAGGAGACGATCCCGCTGCCCGACGGCACCGTGATGACCGCACCGTCGCACGCCGAGACCTTCGCCGAGGCGTCGGCCCTCGGGCTCGAGATCGTCATCGACCCGTTCGTCGGGCCCGACCACTGGACGACCCGCGAGGGCGTCGAGCGGGTCGCCGCCCGACTGAACGCCGCCGCCGAGGAAGCCGCCGCCCACGGCCTGCGCGTCGGCTACCACAACCACGACCACGAGCTCCGGCCCCGGATCGACGGGAAGCCCGCGCTGCGGGTGCTCGCCGACCTGCTCGACCCCCGCGTCGTGCTCGAACTCGACCTGTACTGGGCGTCCGCCGCGGGCATCGACCTGGTGCCGTTCGTCGAGGAGCTCGGTGACCGCATCGTCGCCGTGCACGTCAAGGACGGCCCGATGCGCGAGGGCATCTCCACCGCGCAGGTGCCGACCGACCAGACCCCGGCCGGGCAGGGCGACGTCCGTCTGGCCGAGGCGCTGGCCGCGGCGACCGCGCTCGAGTACGCCGTCATCGAGTTCGACGGCTTCGACGGGGAGATCTTCGACGGGGTCGAGCAGTCGTACCGCTGGCTGCACGCCACGCTCGCCGGATCGGACGCGACCGCCACGACGGGGGTGTCCGCATGA
- a CDS encoding ArnT family glycosyltransferase — protein sequence MDSTHPAPTSGDRATARPARWWHQTVAQRATLVAIVVLGAVLSSWNLARGGDSSFYAAAARSMSESLPAFLSGSFDPGATVTLDKLAGFAVPQAISIHLFGMSTASLALPQVIEGVVTTLAVSVVALRWLGARAGLVAAALAASTPIFVSMFGHPMEDGLLTMSLAVALVWWQRAALTRTWWPLLLAGLFVGVGFQAKMLQAWLVLPALVLATVVATAGSGRRWRRAAGHVAALVGAAVVASLSWSVVLGLLPTGDHPYFDGSTDDSVFAMVFGYNGVDRFLPGLWPGAVGALGAAVGHAGTHVADAWRTATAGRGGGDHSLLQLFSPRYASQVGWSWPAALTGIGIGAARWWRRRPGREALLPAATLVALVVWLVTAVAVLSVLRLPHTAYVAGIGAQLAALGALGWWGAAGFVDAADRRLRLVPVGLLVVQGAWWAWLARASSEPALLGTIAVGVTVVALVVLVVRWRRSDPTAPSTRWRRTAAGVLVAAVVLGPACFSLQVLDAARDGSGGDASVGVGQGAFARGGGTPDRAFALGRGGTGGWSAGGRSSGPAPFTISAPDVVGGHTRLPSDEAALVDAAERAGGGQDGAPLFLTDSWRIAADVIGDTGDEVLTDGGFSGRVPVFTAAQVESIVRSGRTHLLVVASGTAATDPVRRAGADLGCRVVQRWGSTFADAASGRSFGGGTTSFALERCS from the coding sequence ATGGACTCGACTCACCCCGCCCCGACGTCGGGCGACCGCGCCACCGCACGCCCTGCTCGGTGGTGGCACCAGACCGTCGCCCAGCGGGCGACCCTCGTCGCGATCGTCGTGCTCGGCGCCGTCCTGTCGAGCTGGAACCTCGCCCGCGGCGGCGACTCGTCGTTCTACGCCGCCGCAGCACGCTCGATGTCCGAGTCGCTGCCCGCGTTCCTGTCCGGCTCGTTCGACCCCGGTGCGACGGTGACCCTCGACAAGCTCGCCGGCTTCGCGGTGCCCCAGGCGATCAGCATCCACCTGTTCGGCATGTCCACGGCGTCGCTCGCGCTGCCCCAGGTGATCGAGGGCGTGGTCACGACGCTCGCCGTCTCCGTGGTCGCGCTCCGCTGGCTCGGCGCCCGAGCCGGCCTGGTCGCCGCCGCCCTCGCCGCGAGCACCCCGATCTTCGTGTCGATGTTCGGCCACCCGATGGAGGACGGCCTCCTCACCATGTCGCTCGCCGTCGCGCTGGTCTGGTGGCAGCGCGCCGCGCTCACCCGGACGTGGTGGCCGCTGCTGCTCGCCGGGCTGTTCGTCGGCGTCGGCTTCCAGGCGAAGATGCTGCAGGCCTGGTTGGTGCTGCCCGCCCTCGTGCTCGCCACGGTGGTCGCCACCGCCGGCTCGGGACGGCGATGGCGCCGCGCCGCGGGACACGTGGCCGCGCTGGTCGGTGCCGCGGTCGTCGCGAGCCTCTCCTGGTCGGTGGTGCTCGGGCTGCTGCCGACGGGCGACCACCCCTACTTCGACGGGTCGACCGACGACAGCGTCTTCGCGATGGTCTTCGGCTACAACGGCGTCGACCGGTTCCTCCCCGGACTGTGGCCCGGAGCGGTCGGCGCGCTCGGCGCCGCCGTCGGACACGCCGGCACGCACGTCGCGGACGCGTGGCGCACGGCGACCGCCGGCCGGGGCGGTGGCGACCACTCGCTGCTCCAGCTCTTCTCGCCGCGGTACGCGTCACAGGTCGGCTGGTCGTGGCCCGCAGCGCTCACCGGCATCGGCATCGGCGCGGCCCGGTGGTGGCGTCGTCGGCCCGGCCGGGAGGCACTGCTCCCCGCCGCCACGCTCGTCGCCCTGGTCGTCTGGCTGGTGACCGCGGTGGCGGTGCTGTCCGTCCTGCGACTCCCGCACACCGCGTACGTCGCCGGGATCGGCGCGCAGCTCGCGGCCCTCGGCGCGCTCGGCTGGTGGGGCGCAGCCGGGTTCGTGGACGCGGCCGACCGCCGGCTGCGGCTCGTGCCCGTCGGCCTGCTCGTGGTCCAGGGCGCCTGGTGGGCGTGGCTGGCGCGGGCCTCGTCCGAGCCGGCGCTCCTCGGCACGATCGCCGTCGGCGTGACCGTCGTGGCGCTCGTGGTGCTCGTCGTCCGCTGGCGTCGGAGCGACCCGACGGCGCCGTCGACCCGCTGGCGTCGGACGGCGGCCGGCGTACTCGTGGCCGCGGTGGTGCTCGGGCCGGCGTGCTTCTCGCTGCAGGTCCTCGACGCGGCGCGGGACGGCAGCGGCGGCGACGCGTCGGTCGGCGTCGGGCAGGGTGCCTTCGCCCGCGGCGGTGGCACCCCGGACCGGGCGTTCGCGCTCGGCCGCGGCGGCACCGGCGGCTGGTCGGCCGGAGGTCGGTCGTCCGGCCCTGCGCCGTTCACGATCTCCGCACCGGACGTCGTCGGTGGCCACACCCGCCTGCCGTCGGACGAGGCAGCCCTCGTCGATGCCGCCGAGCGCGCAGGCGGCGGTCAGGACGGGGCACCGCTGTTCCTCACCGACTCGTGGCGGATCGCCGCCGACGTCATCGGCGACACCGGCGACGAGGTCCTGACCGACGGCGGGTTCTCCGGCCGGGTCCCGGTGTTCACCGCCGCCCAGGTCGAGTCGATCGTCCGCTCGGGCAGGACGCACCTGCTCGTCGTCGCGTCGGGCACGGCCGCTACCGACCCGGTCCGCCGTGCCGGTGCCGACCTCGGTTGCCGGGTGGTGCAGCGCTGGGGCTCGACGTTCGCCGACGCGGCGTCCGGCAGGTCCTTCGGCGGTGGCACCACGTCCTTCGCACTCGAGCGCTGCTCCTGA